The nucleotide window ACGGTTCGGATAACTCGTTCAAAAAAAGAAACATATAAACTTTTTGCTGATCTCCTTGTAATCCCAAAGGTTTACGAGTCTGATGTAACTCTAAAATTCCCAGTCTTTGTTAAGCCCGATGTAGGGCAAGGGGCAAGTGGAACAGCAATAGTACACGATAATGAAGAATTGACATTAAATATAAAAACTAGGGAACCAGGCGATTACTTATTATTAGAATATCTGCCCGGAGAAGAATATACCATTGATTGTTTTACAAATTCTTCTGGCGATTTAGTGTATATGAGTGGAAGGGCTAGGCGCAGAGTTAAGGGCGGTATTAGCGTTAACGCGGTTAGGGTGGAAAATAGCGAGTTCAGAAGAATAGCTGAGGTCATCAATTCAAATCTAAAGTTTCAAGGCGCATGGTTTTTTCAATTAAAAGAAAATCGTGATGGGCGGTTGGCATTGTTGGAGATTGCTCCCAGAATTGCCGGGGGCTCTGCGCTAGCGAGATGCTATGGGGCGAACTTGCCGCTCATGACATTGCATCTTTTTAATGGGCAACTGATTGATTCGGTTTTGATCAACGATTATGAACTAGAATTAGACCGAGCATTACATAATAGATATAGAAATTCCATTAAATACAGTCATGTGTATGTGGATTTCGATGACACTCTTTTAATTAATGGTAGGGTGAATCTTTTGCTCATTGCCTTCTTGTATCAGTGTGTTAACGATAAAATTCCTGTTACATTGCTCACAAGGAGAAAGGAGGCCCTTCAACAATGCCTTTATGATCATCGACTAGAATCTCTTTTCGATAATGTAATCACCTTGGGAAATGGTGAGAATAAGAGCGAGTATATAAAAGAGACGGATGCGATTTTTATTGACGATTCATTTGGAGAAAGAATGGAAGTGCAAAAGGAAAGGAGAATTAACGTATTCAATGCGAACATGATAGAATGTCTATTGCATATTTAAATTTACCATAAATACAAAATTAAAGGAATGATAATGGGAGTTGTATAAGAATAAAAAGAGCTTGGCTGTTATTACCGCCAGGGGCGGCTCTAAGCGTCTTCCTAAAAAAAATGTTCGCCTCCTTGGTGCGATGCCGCTTATAGCGTGGACTATGACCGCTGCCTTGGAGTCGCGCTTTCTGGACAGGGTCATCCTCTCCTCGGACGATGCGGAGATTATTGCAGTTGCACGGGAGTTTGGATGCGAGGTGCCGTTCGTGCGCCCGGATTCTCTCGCACAGGATTCCAGCACCAGCGCCGACGTGCTCTTGCATGCCATTGGGTCCTTGGAGGACAGGTACGATTACGCGGTTCTGCTTCAACCGACGTCGCCTTTCAGAATGGGAGACGACATAGATGCGGCCGTAAGGCTGTGCGTGGATTCCGGGGCTCCGTCCGTTGTCACGGTACAAGAGGCCCGCGAGAAGCCGGAGTGGATGTGTCTGCTGGATGAAAGGGGGCGAATGCGTTTTCCCTACGCCCCCTCCGAAGGCCAGCCCGCGAAAAAGTATATCCTTAACGGAGCGGTTTATGTGGTCAGCACGGATTGGTTTGAGAGAAATCGCGTCTTTTTAACCTCGGAGACAAGGGCAATGGGAATGTCATGGGAAAGATCCGTCGATATCGATACCATGGAGGACTGGCTTCTGGCGGAGCATATCCTAGAAAAGAGGACTGAAAAGCAGTTGGGAACGGTCTTGAGGCATGCGTCAGACACTCATTTGCGTCCTTGAATGCCGAGAGGAGGGCGAGTCATGGCGGGGCACGTTAAGCAACGGGATGTAAATAAACTGCTTCTTCCCGAGTCAAACACAGTGTTGGATGCGGTACAGCGATTAAACGAAAGTGCATCCCAAATATTGTTGATCGTCGACGATTCCGGCAGACTTACCGGAACTTTGACAGATGGAGACATCCGGCGCTGTGTGGGCACAGGTAAACCGCTCACCACTCCCGTCAGCGAGGTCTGCAATTCTTCTCCGAAGGTGGTTTCCTCCCGTTCGCTTAGCAGGGCTAGGGCTCTTATGGAACGCTACGGGATCAAGAGAGTTCCCGTTTTGGATAAGAACGGAGTGCCTGTGTCGGTGGTTTATATCGAGGATATTCTCTCCGGAGAGGATGATGTGGAGCAACTACCCAACAGGGTGGTGATAATGGCCGGTGGACGCGGAAGCAGACTCGACCCGATCACGAAGATCGTCCCAAAGCCGCTCCTTCCCGTGGGTGACAAGCCTATGCTTGAGCTGATCATGGAGTCGTTCGCCAAGTGCGGGTTTTCGGAGTTCCTGTTGTCAGTGAATTACCGGAAAGACTTTATTAAAACGTACCTTGCAGAGCGCGGCGACCTACCCTACTCCATATGCTTCATCGAGGAGGAGACGTTTCTGGGGACTGCCGGAAGCCTCGCTCTTATGAGAGACAAGCTCGACGAGGCTTTTTTTGTGAGTAACTGCGATATTCTCGTAGAGGTGTGTTATCTTAAGGCCCTTGAGTTCCATAAAGATAACGGAAACGCCTTCACAATCGTCGGCGCGCTGAAAAATGTGAACGTTCCCTACGGAGTTATCCGGCTTAATGAAGGCGGGTTCGACGGGATAGAAGAAAAACCCGAAGTCCCTCTGATTGTTAACACGGGCGTCTATATTCTTGAGCCT belongs to Synergistaceae bacterium and includes:
- a CDS encoding NTP transferase domain-containing protein encodes the protein MAGHVKQRDVNKLLLPESNTVLDAVQRLNESASQILLIVDDSGRLTGTLTDGDIRRCVGTGKPLTTPVSEVCNSSPKVVSSRSLSRARALMERYGIKRVPVLDKNGVPVSVVYIEDILSGEDDVEQLPNRVVIMAGGRGSRLDPITKIVPKPLLPVGDKPMLELIMESFAKCGFSEFLLSVNYRKDFIKTYLAERGDLPYSICFIEEETFLGTAGSLALMRDKLDEAFFVSNCDILVEVCYLKALEFHKDNGNAFTIVGALKNVNVPYGVIRLNEGGFDGIEEKPEVPLIVNTGVYILEPDCVDLICEDEKLDMPDLIARVRDGGGKVGVFPVHRKWIDIGQWGEYKQALED
- a CDS encoding ATP-grasp domain-containing protein: MSKRVLVYPCGTEIGLEVFKSVCNSIHFDLFGGSSSYDHGRFVYGNHIDNLPFITDYSDKENVREFISIIKNYGFDYIYPAMDGVLLKFAEYRDCFPCNVIAPATETVRITRSKKETYKLFADLLVIPKVYESDVTLKFPVFVKPDVGQGASGTAIVHDNEELTLNIKTREPGDYLLLEYLPGEEYTIDCFTNSSGDLVYMSGRARRRVKGGISVNAVRVENSEFRRIAEVINSNLKFQGAWFFQLKENRDGRLALLEIAPRIAGGSALARCYGANLPLMTLHLFNGQLIDSVLINDYELELDRALHNRYRNSIKYSHVYVDFDDTLLINGRVNLLLIAFLYQCVNDKIPVTLLTRRKEALQQCLYDHRLESLFDNVITLGNGENKSEYIKETDAIFIDDSFGERMEVQKERRINVFNANMIECLLHI
- a CDS encoding acylneuraminate cytidylyltransferase family protein encodes the protein MYKNKKSLAVITARGGSKRLPKKNVRLLGAMPLIAWTMTAALESRFLDRVILSSDDAEIIAVAREFGCEVPFVRPDSLAQDSSTSADVLLHAIGSLEDRYDYAVLLQPTSPFRMGDDIDAAVRLCVDSGAPSVVTVQEAREKPEWMCLLDERGRMRFPYAPSEGQPAKKYILNGAVYVVSTDWFERNRVFLTSETRAMGMSWERSVDIDTMEDWLLAEHILEKRTEKQLGTVLRHASDTHLRP